Proteins from a genomic interval of Novipirellula aureliae:
- a CDS encoding IS91 family transposase translates to MGLTIQSLLQQHLDRFSQQHPLSSDMLGAAVRMRDCQTAAMGGHINSCPDGHFHQIAYNSCRHRCCPQCNCLARVRWLEGWKHRLLSCPHYHTIFTTSHDLLPLWRYNKDVFADTLFAAASQTLIELLRDPKYLGATVGLLTALHTWSQTLAEHVHLHVLVSAGGLDDWGCWKEPKKSCLLPRKVLMIKFRGKFRAMLLEKLDRGELVVPPDTSEARLRGLLNKLGRTVWNVKILDRYDHGEGVATYLANYLKGGPIGNRRLLCEREGRVYFRYRAPTQSGSDRNRQSVTSLAVDDFIARLLEHVPPRRFQAVRGYGLYCGNQHSRLDEAHEALGKALGLERPETEVAILSVEKFLESIGREDAGKCPTCGAELVSHGHFEPGRPPPLRVIRLLEQKRGVA, encoded by the coding sequence ATGGGCCTGACGATTCAATCACTTTTGCAGCAGCACCTTGACCGCTTTAGCCAACAGCATCCGCTCTCCTCGGACATGCTGGGCGCGGCGGTGCGAATGCGTGATTGCCAAACCGCAGCGATGGGAGGTCACATCAACAGTTGTCCCGACGGCCACTTTCACCAAATCGCGTACAACTCCTGCCGCCATCGCTGCTGTCCGCAGTGCAACTGCTTGGCGCGAGTACGCTGGTTGGAGGGTTGGAAACATCGCTTGCTGTCTTGCCCTCATTACCACACGATCTTTACGACGTCACACGATCTGTTACCGCTGTGGCGATACAACAAAGATGTCTTTGCTGACACGCTATTCGCTGCCGCTTCGCAGACGCTGATCGAATTGCTACGTGATCCCAAATACCTGGGCGCGACCGTTGGGCTATTGACAGCGCTGCATACCTGGAGCCAAACGCTGGCCGAGCACGTCCACCTGCACGTCTTGGTCAGCGCTGGGGGATTGGACGATTGGGGCTGCTGGAAAGAGCCCAAGAAGTCGTGCTTGTTGCCTCGCAAAGTATTGATGATCAAGTTTCGTGGTAAGTTTCGGGCGATGTTGCTCGAGAAGCTCGACCGAGGTGAATTGGTGGTTCCTCCGGACACGAGCGAAGCTCGGTTGCGGGGTCTGCTCAACAAGCTTGGCCGGACCGTTTGGAACGTCAAGATTCTCGATCGTTATGATCATGGCGAAGGCGTGGCCACGTACTTGGCGAACTACCTCAAGGGGGGCCCGATAGGTAATCGTCGCTTGTTGTGCGAACGAGAGGGTCGAGTTTACTTTCGTTATCGAGCGCCGACCCAGAGCGGCAGTGATCGCAATCGTCAGAGCGTAACGAGTCTCGCGGTGGATGACTTCATTGCCCGGTTACTCGAGCATGTTCCTCCGCGTCGTTTTCAAGCGGTGCGAGGTTATGGGCTTTACTGTGGCAATCAACACAGTCGTCTTGACGAGGCGCACGAGGCACTCGGGAAGGCACTCGGGCTCGAGCGACCGGAGACGGAGGTCGCGATCTTGAGTGTCGAGAAATTCCTGGAGTCAATCGGCCGCGAGGATGCAGGCAAATGTCCGACCTGTGGCGCGGAGTTAGTCTCGCATGGTCATTTTGAGCCAGGCCGTCCGCCGCCTCTTCGGGTCATCCGTTTGTTAGAGCAGAAAAGAGGCGTTGCATGA
- a CDS encoding OprO/OprP family phosphate-selective porin: MTTRLPSMCGGLLVVLCIAVATFFSANQAFADEMNFGSVHPVAYNMLELGIPTEEIGDAANATVDPSDTDEAEDKLAELSKKIAAFEEELEMLGGAIDDVSDLATDKTIVHSGTSKSTMKVGGRIHLDAWGFDPKEENPPNFMDDGDPENRLGFRRVRFGVKGNIKDNMLYKVEMEFAGGNKSEFRDVYMGWVDLPVFQTVLAGNQKRPYGLDHLNSSRFNVFLERPFVIEGFNQDARRLGVASYGFSDDLRYNWRYGVYNQQKIQGLGNYVGDHLQLELAGRLASTVWYDEISGGRGYAHLAISGTHADNPGNGIADDSDAEFKTRPEARSSDSTWLDADIRSNTDSYDLMGLESVINVGALQIVGEYQRVWADRQNGAADTEFDGGYVYASYFLTGEHMPWDRESGTLARIKPFQNFWIVDRCDDGTEAGWGAWQIALRYSRADFVDQDIFGGEGEAWTYGLNWYWNPNARMQFNYISGNISNRDSGPGGALQSGDYDIYGVRFGVDF, from the coding sequence ATGACGACCCGATTACCCAGCATGTGTGGCGGCCTGTTGGTTGTCCTATGCATTGCTGTAGCGACATTCTTTTCTGCCAATCAAGCCTTCGCCGATGAGATGAATTTCGGTTCCGTTCATCCCGTTGCCTACAACATGCTGGAACTGGGAATCCCCACCGAGGAAATCGGCGATGCCGCCAACGCAACGGTTGATCCGAGCGACACGGACGAAGCGGAAGATAAGCTGGCAGAACTCAGCAAAAAGATTGCGGCTTTTGAAGAGGAACTTGAAATGCTTGGTGGAGCGATCGATGACGTTTCCGACCTTGCAACGGACAAGACCATCGTTCACAGCGGGACGAGCAAATCAACGATGAAAGTCGGCGGCCGTATCCATTTGGATGCTTGGGGTTTTGACCCCAAAGAGGAGAATCCGCCAAATTTTATGGATGATGGCGATCCTGAAAACCGGCTTGGGTTTCGCCGGGTCCGTTTCGGCGTCAAGGGTAATATCAAAGACAATATGCTCTACAAAGTTGAGATGGAGTTTGCGGGAGGCAACAAGTCGGAGTTTCGTGACGTTTATATGGGGTGGGTCGACTTACCTGTTTTTCAAACGGTCTTGGCAGGTAACCAAAAACGTCCCTATGGTTTAGATCACCTCAACAGTTCACGTTTCAATGTCTTTTTAGAGCGTCCTTTTGTCATCGAAGGTTTCAATCAAGACGCCCGTCGTTTGGGAGTGGCATCGTATGGGTTCTCGGACGACCTTCGCTACAATTGGCGCTACGGTGTTTACAACCAACAGAAAATTCAAGGGCTCGGAAACTACGTGGGTGACCATTTGCAACTTGAGCTCGCCGGTCGCTTAGCAAGTACGGTTTGGTATGACGAGATTAGCGGCGGACGCGGTTACGCCCACTTGGCGATCTCGGGAACGCATGCTGACAATCCTGGCAATGGAATCGCAGACGACAGCGATGCTGAATTTAAGACACGGCCCGAAGCTCGCTCGAGTGACTCAACATGGCTGGATGCTGACATTCGCAGTAACACCGATTCCTACGACCTAATGGGGTTGGAAAGTGTTATCAATGTCGGTGCGTTACAGATCGTTGGTGAGTATCAACGCGTTTGGGCGGATCGACAAAATGGGGCGGCTGACACAGAGTTCGACGGTGGCTACGTCTATGCGTCCTACTTTCTCACGGGCGAACACATGCCTTGGGATCGTGAATCGGGGACGCTCGCCCGTATCAAGCCCTTCCAGAATTTCTGGATCGTCGACCGCTGTGATGATGGTACCGAAGCAGGATGGGGAGCTTGGCAAATCGCTCTCCGATATTCCCGTGCGGACTTTGTTGACCAAGACATCTTTGGTGGCGAAGGCGAAGCTTGGACGTATGGGCTCAATTGGTACTGGAACCCGAATGCCCGAATGCAGTTCAACTACATCAGCGGCAATATCTCAAATCGCGATAGCGGTCCCGGTGGTGCGTTGCAATCAGGCGACTATGACATCTACGGTGTTCGCTTCGGGGTCGACTTCTAA
- a CDS encoding DUF1559 domain-containing protein translates to MRTKKTRKPDQPISGFTLVELLVVIAIIGILVGLLLPAVQAAREAARSTSCKNNLKQVGLAIHMYHDSNRCMPPGWQGVHPVSRQPYWLGQPGWGWAARVLPFLEQSNVLDNLVDLEISITDPHHDVARLTSIPTYLCPSDASQPTFVLSSGPMPKPNYDSGFTDTTIPTANYIGNFGTIQMLDACTGGKDCVGNGMLVFQRPLLFRDILDGLSHTYMVGERTSEYSPSTWLGVMAGAAHAPGRITAVATTPPNSETGASFNFCSYHPAGTHFVRADGSVELVSESIDMRVYQSRCTRADGDQVFDE, encoded by the coding sequence ATGAGAACCAAGAAAACACGAAAACCAGACCAACCGATTTCCGGTTTTACACTCGTCGAACTGCTGGTGGTCATTGCGATTATCGGCATCCTCGTTGGCCTACTCTTGCCAGCCGTGCAGGCGGCTCGTGAAGCGGCTCGATCCACCTCTTGCAAAAACAACTTGAAGCAAGTCGGATTAGCCATTCACATGTATCATGATTCGAACCGCTGCATGCCGCCTGGGTGGCAAGGAGTGCATCCGGTAAGTCGCCAACCGTATTGGCTGGGACAACCGGGATGGGGTTGGGCTGCGCGTGTCTTGCCGTTTTTGGAGCAGAGCAATGTGCTCGATAATTTAGTCGATCTTGAAATTTCGATTACCGATCCGCATCATGATGTTGCCCGATTGACATCGATCCCAACGTATTTGTGCCCTTCCGATGCATCTCAACCAACTTTTGTGTTGTCTTCTGGGCCGATGCCAAAACCCAACTATGATTCGGGATTCACTGACACAACGATCCCCACAGCGAACTATATTGGCAACTTTGGAACGATACAAATGTTAGATGCTTGCACGGGCGGCAAGGACTGTGTTGGTAACGGGATGTTGGTCTTTCAGCGACCACTCTTGTTTCGTGATATCCTCGATGGGCTCAGCCATACTTACATGGTAGGCGAACGCACGAGCGAATACTCTCCCTCGACTTGGCTGGGGGTGATGGCTGGGGCCGCCCACGCGCCAGGTCGCATTACGGCGGTGGCCACAACGCCTCCCAATTCCGAAACGGGTGCTTCGTTCAATTTTTGCAGCTACCATCCGGCAGGCACCCACTTCGTTCGGGCAGATGGTTCGGTCGAATTGGTATCCGAATCAATCGATATGCGTGTTTACCAATCCCGATGCACTCGCGCCGACGGTGACCAAGTGTTCGACGAGTAG
- the ilvD gene encoding dihydroxy-acid dehydratase, translating to MNQPLNKYSRQVTQPKSQGASQAMLYATGMTPEDMDKPQIGIASMWYEGNSCNMHLLDLAAEVKKGVNDAGLFGMRFNTIGVSDGISMGTDGMSYSLQSRDLIADSIETLMAAQWYDALVALPGCDKNMPGCLIAMGRLNRPSIMVYGGTIKPGHYKGEKLDIVSAFQCYGQFLAGQIDEADRQDIVRHSCPGAGACGGMYTANTMASAIEALGMSLPYSASIPAEDPAKIEECHSTGEAIKKLLELDLKPRDIMTRTAFENAMVTVMALGGSTNAVLHLIAMARSVDVPLTIDNFQSVSDRVPLLADLKPSGKFVQEDLHSVGGTPAVMKYLLSEGLIDGSCMTVTGKTMAENLEALPGLKEGQTIVHTVSNPIKKTGHIRILKGSLAPEGSVAKITGKEGLQFAGPARVFDSEEDMLHALEEKKIQKGDVVIIRFEGPKGGPGMPEMLTPTSAIMGAGLGGEVALLTDGRFSGGSHGFIVGHITPEAQLGGPIGLVQDGDTITIDAETNRLDVDLSEAELAKRQAAWTAPPLKATRGTLYKYIKNVKTASEGCVTDE from the coding sequence ATGAACCAACCACTCAACAAGTATAGTCGCCAAGTCACGCAGCCTAAGAGCCAGGGAGCGTCCCAGGCGATGCTTTACGCCACCGGGATGACCCCCGAGGACATGGACAAACCGCAAATCGGTATAGCAAGCATGTGGTACGAAGGTAATAGCTGCAACATGCACCTCCTCGATTTGGCTGCTGAAGTCAAAAAGGGCGTCAATGACGCTGGCCTATTCGGAATGCGATTTAACACCATCGGCGTCAGCGACGGTATTTCGATGGGCACGGACGGGATGAGCTATTCCTTGCAAAGCCGTGACCTGATTGCGGATTCGATTGAAACATTGATGGCAGCACAGTGGTATGACGCATTGGTGGCACTGCCAGGATGCGACAAAAACATGCCTGGTTGCTTAATCGCCATGGGACGACTCAACCGACCATCGATCATGGTTTATGGCGGCACGATTAAACCAGGACATTACAAAGGTGAAAAGCTTGACATCGTGAGCGCGTTTCAGTGTTACGGCCAATTTTTGGCGGGGCAAATCGACGAGGCCGATCGGCAAGACATCGTCCGTCATAGTTGTCCCGGTGCAGGAGCATGTGGCGGCATGTATACCGCCAATACGATGGCCTCCGCAATTGAAGCGTTGGGTATGTCATTGCCCTACTCCGCCAGTATCCCGGCTGAAGATCCGGCCAAGATCGAAGAATGTCACAGTACAGGCGAGGCGATCAAGAAGCTACTAGAGCTCGACCTGAAACCACGCGACATTATGACTCGCACCGCTTTTGAAAACGCCATGGTGACGGTCATGGCACTCGGCGGCAGTACCAACGCGGTTCTGCATTTGATCGCCATGGCCCGCTCGGTGGACGTCCCGCTGACGATCGACAATTTTCAAAGCGTTAGTGACCGCGTCCCCCTATTGGCTGACCTCAAGCCAAGTGGCAAATTCGTCCAAGAAGACCTGCATTCGGTCGGTGGAACGCCAGCGGTGATGAAGTACCTCTTGTCGGAAGGCTTGATCGATGGATCTTGTATGACAGTGACCGGAAAAACAATGGCCGAGAACCTCGAAGCATTGCCTGGACTCAAAGAAGGCCAAACCATCGTCCACACTGTCAGCAATCCAATCAAAAAAACCGGACATATTCGCATTCTGAAAGGATCCTTGGCTCCCGAAGGCAGCGTCGCCAAGATCACCGGCAAAGAAGGGCTGCAATTCGCTGGGCCCGCGCGCGTGTTCGATAGCGAAGAGGACATGCTTCACGCCCTTGAAGAAAAGAAAATTCAAAAAGGCGACGTCGTTATCATTCGTTTCGAAGGCCCCAAGGGCGGTCCAGGTATGCCCGAGATGCTGACGCCCACCAGCGCCATCATGGGTGCTGGACTCGGTGGCGAGGTCGCGCTTCTAACCGATGGGCGTTTTAGCGGTGGCAGCCACGGTTTTATCGTCGGACACATTACTCCCGAAGCCCAATTGGGCGGGCCAATCGGACTCGTCCAAGATGGCGATACAATCACAATTGATGCCGAAACCAATCGGCTCGATGTGGACCTTAGCGAAGCAGAACTTGCCAAACGACAAGCGGCCTGGACCGCACCACCACTCAAGGCAACACGTGGAACGCTGTACAAATACATCAAAAACGTCAAGACTGCCAGCGAAGGCTGCGTCACCGATGAGTGA